In Pyxicephalus adspersus chromosome 10, UCB_Pads_2.0, whole genome shotgun sequence, the DNA window ATCCCGtacacatcacaggctcagggcggtgggtgggttgtgtttttggacacaacccacccactcttccatcgcaggctcaaacgAGCGATGGCAGAGTGgccggttctggtatcatgacgtcactatgggggaagcttcttcccctttaagACACATGCGTGGTCCGAAGTCCGttcatttagtggtccgtgagctctaaaaggttggggGCCGCTGCCCTAGAGAAGAGGATGTAATGACTCCTCAGTGCTAACCATGGGATCACTCCTGGATTTATAAGCAAATACAATACTTGCACTGTAATCACATCAATCAATTATCATTGCTCCCCCCAAAAAAGGCAAGTTTTGGAACTTTTCTTCTTAGatgtatctatatttttattttgtgaaagacATATGAGCCAGCCCTGGTTATTGTGATGTATTCTGCGTAGCTTTTATTGCTATGTGTGAAGATTTCACTGTGACCAAAGTAATTCCATCTCTTGTCATTTCAAActgcatttttaagtttttagtttttttttcttacactttgTTGTTTTGTAAGTTTTGTTTGATTTAGTGATGTCTCATAATCCTGACTGTAgccctatatttaaataaaatagtaaacacATCCACTTTTTAGTGTGTGGCCTTAATTTGGTGTTCATCATTTATTTGTAAGGAGGGTTTTACTAAGAGCACTTTGtacaacaaaatgtttgttttatttgaaataattctGGTATGAGAGAATTGTAAAGGATGTGATCTAGGTTATTTGGAAGTTGGTATACAGAAAACAAGCAACACATTTCGGGGGTTAAGCACCTTTTTCAGGGCTTACGGCTCAAAACTATGGATTAGTACATAGGGTTGTGGAATTGGGGGAGACTTCTCTTGTGGAATTAAGAGAAAGTCTAGAACACGCACCCTGGTGTTTGGCATTCAAGGGACCCATTCCTCAAGCTAAGGCACTACAGTTTGACATTCCTAGACATGAAAAACAGATTTAATCCcaaaacacattggccctgattaattaaggcaccccaaggctagagaggatacactgtcatcagttaAAACTCGGTGATCCtacaaacctgcaatgaatttcctaaaagttgtttgctaattgttagcaaatgttttcgaccctggaccagatccattccatgtttgctggatcactcagcttcactaataaaagtgtatcctttccagccttgaagagctttaataaatcagcctcattggGTCTGTATAAAAGTTTTGAATTAactggatcaataaatgattgcaAGCTTTTGAGAAATTTACatctaaaggtttattttaagtaaatatgTAGCTTCCAGTGCTTTTGAATTTCTTTAGAACATAGCAGTAGATTTCATCACTAGCTTCATTGCCATCTGTGACACTGGTCTGGAACAATTACAAACAGTAGctcaggaaagtaaaaaaaaaaatcagatatcctAATCTACTTAATTGCTCCAGGTCGGTCACTCAAAAATGTATTCCATAGCATGTACCagtcatttattctttttataggtAACCAGAAGCAGCTAAACAGAATTCATCTTTTGTTGATCTGAAAGCTGAAACCTAATTAGTTGCTTTACGTTTCTTAATTTTACACATACGTATGTCTCTTTGCTCTGCTTTATTACATAAGCTTTGTGTGCATTTTCTATTTCTAGTGACCACTAAACGTGTATTGTTGGTTTCAGTGGATGGTGGATGGAAGTAATAAAAAGACTGTCTACAGCTCAGATAGCAGAATTCCTCTATTTCATTCCCTCTAGCCCCTTGAATACACAGTAAATAACATCAATCTATGTAAAAAGAATTTGTTAGGCCACCAGTCCCATCAAAATCCAGAAGTAGGTTTTGCAGTAATATTGACATAACATAAGCATGACACTTAATGATGAAGTATAGTTCCGCACCtaaaaattgcgagcaggcaggaTTGTtcctgcagaagggacagatatTGTCTCTTGCAGAATTAAACATATCTTCCTGTTCTCAATCtatttctcagcatcccctgggTCTGCCAGATCTGATGGCCAAAGATCTCACACCCAGAAAAAGaccaggagaagatggcggcaacagaacaaggacaggtgagcataaaaaattgcgatcaggaacgtaagttcattttattgcagaagggacatcacctggtcgcaattttttatttttaggtttagctttGCTTTATTAGCTTCTACTGATGTTATATTTTGCAATCATAATGACATAACGTAAGCACTGAgaaaaaagatctttaaaaatagaaaaacagaaacaaattacaATAACAGGACAAATCACTTGAATCCAGGACATAACGATCTCCAAATTCACTCCTGGACTAATCAAGGTATTTCACAATGCAGTCCATGGCAGAAGAAGCTGGGATAGTGACTGGCTTGGATTGCATTCAATATGTGGAATAATGTTTTTTCCTGTGGATGGTACGTTGGGTATACAAGGTACAAACATAGTCAGCATGTCCAATAAACCATAAACGTCATTCACACATAGGCGTTTTTGTCAAACTGTTTAGGCAGTCCCCTGTGTGCATTGTGGCTGTTCTTACGGTCTTGAAGGTTTGTACGCGCAGACTTTACAGATGTCACTCCATTGTAAGAATAAGTGATTCTGTAATACAAACATGAATTACTAAATGGCACATAAATTATAACGTGTCTCATACGGGTGGTCATTTTATTACAGACCTAGACCCATgcacaggcaaaaaaaatgaagaaaattcaGAAATTTTGGATTTCTTACGATCTTTTTCCAGATCAGTCCAGAGTGAAACTTTGGCTATGCCTTTGCTTGCTGCAATGAAGCCcagtgcagggtgactggtcttgtattctCTTACCTCGTATTCTCTTATAGTTTTCTGCAAGTGTTCTAAAGAGGGTAAACCTGTTTCTTACAGTTTTGCTCTCTGTTATGTGCATCATGGTTGTGATGTGACCACTACTCTTACAAGGTAATATCTAGTTTTATAAATCCATTTGGTGTActcaaattgtatatatattatttgtggctattaactaaattaaatattttgtgccaggaattaaattttatattaatgtaattCCAAAAGTTGCTGACACTATTGTCATTTTTAGAAAGTCAGTCCTGAACAATGATGATCAGCCAATGCTGGAACTGGAGCATGTATAAGGCCAGTGGTTAAAAGAGGATAATAAAGATCAGAACTGAGaaggatgttttttattttgggtttagatctgctttgtGACTGTGAAAGATGGGCAACCTTTCATGTTCTCAAGCAGCTATTAGAGTTCTAAATACCCCTAGAGTTGACCTTATACTAAAATAGAAGGTTTTCTTCCCTGGCTGGCCACTCTCCAATTCCTAAAATCATCTACTATATGTAGGTGAATAATGAACTTGTAAAGGAAAAGTTTGGGTCATATTCTCTGTACTCCTGACTTCCGCATCATTGTGAATGGGGTCACCTTCATTTTGTAATCAGCCCTCTGGAACGCAGAGCATTGGAATTATCACACAGGACACTCTAGTTAATTACAAGAGGGTCTTCCCGCAATATTTCACAATATTAATGACTGGCGTTTTATAGTAAGGGAGGTGATGTTATCCTTGCTTAGGTAATGAAGGTGGATAATGAGAGAGGGGTATGCATAACTGTAGCATTCTCTTctactgttataaatatttttttacctacatattATAGGTGGTTAATGCAGGGGAAAATGCTGAGCCACCATAAGCAGACATCCCAGTTTAGTTGAAGGTCAGCTTTAAATGTGTTAGCATTTCTAATACAGAATAAAGAGAATTAGATAATAAGTTATTGAAAACAGCAATATTCTTACCTGGCAGCTTTGATGGTTTCATTTAGAGAGAAGCAGAGTATGGAACCTCCAATGATGCTTAGTGACGATCCTCCCCATCCGATAAATAGTGCAGCTCCTAGTTCATACCTGTGTACAGGAATCACATTTTTAGGCAGAACATTCTTCCACTAGCATAGCTGTGGGAGAGAGAGACAGGCttttgaaaaacataaacatttattgatttcaaaaataattaaaaaagttaagaCTATTGTTTCTTGGGTTCATTCCTAAAGTAACATTTGGTAATGTTGCTGGGGCTTCTTACCGCAGAAGCATGTGGTACCGAACTGTTACTTAAAAGTATTTGATACTAAAACCGATATgaatttggacgtactgctgtTTTCTCAGAGTCTGGATAGAGTAAACGGAATGGATGAGGCTTGTGTTGTTAACTCTTTAATAGATAGTGTCAGTCTCCTACGAGTTGGTAGCTTGTTGGTACCAAGTAACAATTCGGTACCACATGCTTCTGCGCTAAGAAGCCCCAGCAACATTACCAAGTCTAcctctacccctgaggaagcccagccTGGGCAAAATGCGTCAGGTGGGAAACCTAATCGCTTACTCAGTATGATGAATTAACCTATTATTACTAGCTGTTGCCAAAATTAGTAGTCAGATGTTAGTTTAGAAATTAACCCAAGAGACAAAAGTATCAACCTTTTAAGTTATGTTTGAAATCaataaaattctgtgtttttaatcTTACCTCCtctgcccttcaaaagcctgtctttctctctctcatctATATAGTATCTATAACCAAAGGCTAGGCAAAATACAAGCACACTCCTCTTTCGGATGTCATTGGTGTAATTTTCTGGTGGTAGACATAACTAAACTATTCTTCCACTAGCAGTTTGCTTAAAATGAATTTGACCATTTCTTTACTTACTTCTGCTCCACGAAGAATGGATCAAAGAACTCTGAGGTTATCTTGTTAGCGTAAAGGGAGATTCCAGACATGGCACACAGACCTGGAGGAATGAACGTGTATATGTTTAGCAGGTAGGACAATCTAGACAAAATGTAGTACATAACAATATAATAGAATGGAGTAGCCAAATCCCTACATATTACATACCTAAAAACACTTTAGTATGTAAGAATGAGAGGTAGCTGCCATATCATGCATCCATATATATTAAACAGTAGTCATTTTATCAGGAACAATTAAACTGTcacatgatattgtttttttttgaataaacacATGCATATGTTGGTGAATCATAACTGTGATAAAAAGTCATCAAACATAATCTCCGAAACTCAATTTAAACTTATACCTGATTATGTAGGCTAaacataaatatagattttaggtAATAAGTtgatgtaaacatatatatatatatatatatatatatactgaaatagTTCTTTAATATACTTGTATATCCAATTGACAAAATGTCATTGCAAACATagttggattatatatatatccagCAAACAATACCCTTGGCTTTACCATTATCCCTGGAAACTGTAGGGATTACAATGTACTGCATGTAACTCACCACTGAGTACATAGAGAAGACCAGAGGAGAAGGTGATTTTTCCTTTGGTATTATCTGAGCCTCCGATCTTGGTGCACTTCATCCCAACAAGAGCAAAGATTGAACCAAAAAATCCCAGACTTACTGCTGCTATCATCAAACCACGACAGGCTTGGATATACCCTAAGGAATGAGGATACAATAACATTATTTTGACACAGCTAGCCACTAATTTCATAGTCAACAAAAAAGCCAAGAATAGAATAACACTTATACAATTGTGTACTGTATGTGAAAATACCAgatgctgtacaaataaatatttaatacccCAGACAgttctagaatggatctggtccaggattgaaaaaaattgcaaacaaatagaacatgacttttaggaaatccattccaggtttgctagattacccagcttcactgagagagaaagagcagcagaCTTTATATGCAAGGGAAGATAGACTTTGTGCTTTCagtggaattaaaaaaacatacaaaaatgctCAGTCTTACTGCACCTTCAATAtttctgtttagttttaaaaCTTAACTACAACGGATTGCTCAATGtattcagaattttaaaaaatataaaaaaaaagaaataactttctTGCACATCATTGGATGTTTGTTTGTAGTGAAATGCAATTGATTTATTTCACTATGTTACATCATATCTCACTTCTGAAAATGATCCCAGTGGCAGTGTGCCCACAGGTATACCCAAGAAGAGTATTTACCCAAGAAGGAACTATTCAAATAtttgagaaaaatgtatttaaaagtttttacaatGCTTTGGCAGTAAGCTTTGGTGATCAAATACCACTATTCCCTAGCTACAGAAAGAAGTATAAACATGGCCTTTCTGAATCATAACTTTACTCCAGGTAAATGTATTGTAAGATCTTGTATTACAATCTGCAAAGTCTTTTCTTTAAAGAACTTTTAGTAAGAACTAGTCCATCCTCTCTAGACTTCTTAACCTAACTTAGAAACCAACTCTCCCAAACTCTCCTGTTTATTTCCAAAGGCCCAACTTTTTTgagtttttgctgtctgtgcagTGACAACTTATTGACTTGGATTGGGCTTTTCAGTAGGCACCTCTAGTCTTGCAGTAGTACAGGACTGTTTGTAGACAATCAAGTACTGTTCCAGTCAAGAAGAGACCGCAACTATCAAGGTGAGGTATATGGGTGGAGGGTTTCTTAACTTTGAACAGGGCTGACCCTGCAATTGTGGTCCTAAACCCCAAGATTCTTAGTACCATGTGTCAAATAAAACCAGATACATACACCAATCTTACATTGCCTGGACGTTACTGTGAGCATTCCCTCTTGAAAGGGGCAAAACCGTTTAATAGGGGGAAAGAGATATTGTAGGATATGTAGCTTCTCTTATAAGTCAAATTGATGTTTTGGTTCATTGGTCTTTCTTGTCCTGTATGTAAGGACTGTGTATCCAGTAAGGAGAAGGAGAATCAAACAGTAGgaatataaaacaaacagaaatgtttGCAAGAGTTAGAAATTAACAGATTTATTAAATGAGTCACTAACTTCTGAGCCTCCTTTAAACAAACATTCAGTAAGGAAGTTGGAAAGATCACACGAATCCACAGTGCATGGGAATAATAACAAACTCATCCAAAGTTCAAGAAAATTCaatacctgttgttttttttgtttgtgttatttccTGTCCAATCTGTATGCTTTTTAATGCACCATGAAATCATCTCTACATTTGCTTATTTGGTGGTTTGTGCAGGTAAAATGTAGCTTAGCAAATAAAGCAGATTTCATGCTGTCTTGGTTCCATGTGATAGTTGAACATGGCTGTGATACCAGTGACATTTAGGGCTGTGTTAGCTAGGAGATCAGCTGTTTTATAAgggtttacattttcatttttaaataataagatTCTTGGAGAAGACCACCAGAATTACCAACGACAAACAAATGTCTGGACATGAGGAAAAGAGGACAAGGAGGAATGTAACAAGAAAAGACAAAGAGGttgaagaggaaagaaaaatgagaaCAAGAAATAATTTAACCATTAGGACAAAAGTGGCTGAAGCATtagggctgggtctacacggacgtctttaaaaacgcatgtaaatgttacTACTGCAATTATATGCATTTATGCACTTcctttttagcgttttaaagcttgccttgaAACGCTGGAAAGTGCATTTGccgcgttttcctgcatttttaatgcatttacatttcaagtgcttataaatgcaggaaaacacccTACTGAACTTAATAGAAGCGTTTACCTGCGTATTGGGTGTTTTCGAGCGTTAACTtgcggtttaattttttaaacgttgaaagcaacattatagataatGTTCATAAGGGtacctcaaggaaacgtcctggtgtagattagcccattgcaatgcatggaaatttcaaacatgggcttttaaagcctcaggttcaACGCTGAGGACAGCACTGAAAGCAAGGAGAAATGTAATACAAGGGACagtggccatgatttattaaagctctccaaggctggagaaaatacaatttcatcattgaaactgggtgatcctggattggatttcttaaaagtaatttgctattggttagcaaatgtttttagttctggaccagattgattccaggtttgctggttcactcaggttcactgatgacagcctatcttctccagccttgaagaacaaGGAAGAATATAGCACTGAGAACTGGGATGTAGCACCGAGGACAGTGGGACATAAAACACTGAAGGCAAGGGGACAGTAAAATGTAGCACTGAGAACAAGATAACATAAAGGACAAAAGGAATGCACAATTTATTATTTCTGACAGCAGTACACTTTGTAAGGTGTGGTTTACAACCTTCAAAAACTGactctgtttaaataaaaatcctgGAATGTAAATGGACCTTAAGGACTGTGTTATACAGCCTTATATTAGAGCATTCAGACAATTGAAGAAGAGACGGTGGCAATAGAAAGGgcttatatatttgaaaataatgctGGAATTCTCTAGAAATTACGGTAAAGGTGACTTTACACCAGGTGAAGGATATTCCACCCTGCAAAGCTGACATTCAGATAGGAGGACTTCCTAACAACTACCAGCAGAAGAGTTCCTACTAACAACCAGAAGAGTTGTGTTTTTGCTTGAAACACTCTCTTCAGCCactgttttttagatttttgtttcaaATGTAGGTCGAACAAAAAAACAGGCTTTCCTGTTCACAGTTTATTCAATATATTAAGTAGTGATTCACAATATCCTCATTTTTATTAGATTACCactagatttgatttttttattgaatctatTAGAAATTACTTATAGTGGATGGAAGCCTTAACAGTATCTGTGGAAAGTGTTGGGTTACAGAGTTTTCAAAAAtaggaaaggagagaaaaaaatatctgatctTTCCTAAGTGATTTTGAAAGTTAGAGGCTTATGAGAGATCATACCACAATATTCAAGATGGAAAAGGGGTTTGACAAGCACTGCAATGCAATGAGAAGAGGAATTAGAAAGAAGAGAAATCTTCAATTTGGATTTTTTACATGTCAcgcctaaattaaataaaatagaatttttttctgctgctttttctGCTTCATCTCTTTACATTGTACCACTAGCAAACAACAGAAAATCAGCAGTTTGGGCTCCT includes these proteins:
- the LOC140340154 gene encoding claudin-10-like, producing the protein MPHMATEIIAFVLSVSGWVLVSSTLPTDYWKVSSIDGTVITTATFWSNLWKTCVTDSTGVSNCKDFPSMLALEGYIQACRGLMIAAVSLGFFGSIFALVGMKCTKIGGSDNTKGKITFSSGLLYVLSGLCAMSGISLYANKITSEFFDPFFVEQKYELGAALFIGWGGSSLSIIGGSILCFSLNETIKAARITYSYNGVTSVKSARTNLQDRKNSHNAHRGLPKQFDKNAYV